A single genomic interval of Polaribacter vadi harbors:
- a CDS encoding alpha-isopropylmalate synthase regulatory domain-containing protein: MTKRKIEIMDTTLRDGEQTSGVSFSVSEKLTIAKLLLEELKVDRLEIASARVSEGELQAVKKITAWASENNNIDKIEVLTFVDGGKSIDWMLDTGAKVQNLLTKGSLNHLKHQLKKTPKEHFADIKATIDLAAKNNIKTNVYLEDWSNGMRNSKAYVFEYLDFLVTQNIERILLPDTLGILTPKETFLYIDEVRTKYPEIHIDFHGHNDYDLGVANVMEAVKAGANGLHLTINGMGERAGNAPMASVLAVIKDFLVDVNITTNEKALHKVSKLVETFSGFRIPVNKPVVGANVFTQTAGIHADGDNKHNLYFNDLMPERFGRKRKYALGKTSGKANIQKNLQDLGISLNDDELKKVTQRIIELGDKKEVVSQDDLPYIISDVLDSDTIEKRVVVENYVLGHAKGMKPSTTLQLIVEGVLYEAHAQGDGQFDAFMNALKKLYKTHSKKELPALIDYAVRIPPGSHSDALCETIITWKREKNEFITRGLDSDQTVSAIKATEKMLNII; encoded by the coding sequence ATGACCAAGAGAAAGATTGAAATAATGGATACCACATTGCGTGATGGAGAACAAACATCAGGCGTGTCTTTTTCGGTTTCAGAAAAACTAACCATTGCAAAATTACTGTTAGAAGAATTAAAAGTAGATCGTTTAGAAATTGCTTCTGCAAGAGTTTCTGAGGGCGAATTACAAGCTGTTAAAAAAATTACTGCTTGGGCATCAGAAAATAATAATATCGATAAAATAGAGGTTTTAACGTTTGTTGATGGAGGAAAATCTATTGATTGGATGTTAGATACTGGTGCAAAAGTTCAGAATTTATTAACCAAAGGTTCTTTAAATCACTTAAAACATCAACTTAAAAAAACACCAAAAGAACATTTTGCAGACATTAAAGCGACTATAGATTTAGCTGCGAAAAATAATATTAAAACCAATGTGTATTTAGAAGATTGGAGCAATGGAATGCGAAATTCTAAAGCCTATGTTTTTGAATATTTAGACTTTTTAGTAACTCAAAATATAGAACGTATTTTATTGCCAGATACTTTAGGGATTTTAACTCCAAAAGAAACGTTTTTATATATTGATGAAGTCCGCACAAAATACCCAGAAATTCATATCGATTTTCATGGTCATAATGATTACGATTTAGGAGTTGCCAATGTTATGGAAGCTGTAAAAGCGGGTGCAAATGGTTTGCATTTAACGATTAATGGAATGGGTGAACGTGCAGGAAATGCACCAATGGCTAGTGTTTTAGCTGTTATTAAAGATTTTTTGGTTGATGTAAATATCACAACCAATGAAAAAGCATTACACAAAGTTAGTAAGTTGGTAGAAACATTTTCAGGATTTAGAATTCCTGTAAATAAACCAGTTGTTGGTGCCAATGTTTTTACACAAACTGCAGGAATTCATGCAGATGGAGATAACAAGCACAACTTATATTTTAACGATTTAATGCCAGAACGTTTTGGTAGAAAACGTAAATATGCTTTAGGAAAAACATCTGGAAAAGCAAATATTCAAAAGAATTTACAAGATTTAGGCATCAGTTTAAATGATGATGAATTAAAAAAAGTAACACAGAGAATTATAGAGCTAGGAGATAAAAAAGAGGTGGTTTCTCAAGATGATTTACCTTATATTATTTCTGATGTTTTAGATTCAGATACGATTGAGAAACGCGTTGTTGTAGAAAATTATGTTTTAGGACATGCAAAAGGCATGAAACCCTCTACAACATTACAACTAATTGTTGAAGGTGTTTTATATGAAGCCCATGCACAGGGAGATGGACAGTTTGATGCTTTTATGAACGCCTTAAAAAAGTTGTACAAAACACATAGTAAAAAAGAATTACCAGCTTTGATAGATTATGCAGTTCGTATTCCTCCAGGAAGTCATTCTGATGCTTTGTGTGAAACAATCATCACTTGGAAAAGAGAAAAAAACGAATTTATAACACGTGGTTTAGATTCAGATCAAACAGTATCTGCTATAAAAGCGACAGAGAAAATGTTGAATATTATATAA
- the leuD gene encoding 3-isopropylmalate dehydratase small subunit, whose protein sequence is MAYDKFTTLTSTAYPLPIENVDTDQIIPARFLKATERVDFDTNFFRDWRYNQDGTPKADFPLNKEIYAGSKILVGGRNFGSGSSREHAAWSVYDFGLRCVISSAFADIFKNNCLNVGVLPVQVSAGFADSLFDAIMADPKTEIKVDLPSQTVTLVATGESESFDINTYKKDNMLNGFDDIDYLKNIEGEIVDFAETRPF, encoded by the coding sequence ATGGCATACGATAAATTTACAACACTAACAAGTACAGCATATCCATTACCAATTGAGAATGTAGATACAGATCAAATAATTCCGGCTCGTTTTTTAAAAGCGACAGAACGTGTTGATTTTGATACCAACTTTTTTAGAGATTGGAGATACAACCAAGATGGAACACCAAAAGCAGATTTTCCTTTGAACAAAGAAATTTATGCAGGTTCTAAAATTTTGGTAGGTGGTAGAAATTTTGGTTCAGGTTCGTCTAGAGAACATGCAGCTTGGTCTGTATATGATTTTGGATTACGTTGTGTAATTTCATCGGCTTTTGCAGATATTTTTAAGAACAACTGTTTAAATGTTGGGGTTTTGCCTGTGCAAGTTTCTGCAGGTTTTGCTGATAGCTTGTTTGATGCAATTATGGCAGATCCAAAAACAGAAATTAAGGTCGATTTACCAAGCCAAACTGTAACGTTAGTAGCTACAGGAGAAAGTGAATCTTTTGATATTAATACCTACAAAAAAGACAATATGTTAAATGGTTTTGATGATATTGATTATCTAAAAAATATTGAAGGAGAAATTGTTGATTTCGCAGAAACAAGACCTTTTTAG
- the leuC gene encoding 3-isopropylmalate dehydratase large subunit: MAKTLFDKVWDSHVVRSIKDGPDVFFIDRHFIHEVTSPVAFLGLESRNNAVLYPERTFATADHNTPTINQHLPVEDPLSANQLNALESNAKKHGISHWGLGDKNNGIVHVVGPENGITLPGATIVCGDSHTSTHGAFGAIAFGIGTSEVEMVLSTQCIMQPKPKKMRINVVGKLGLGVTPKDVALYIIAKQTTSGATGYFVEYAGEVFEDMSMEGRMTVCNLSIEMGARGGMIAPDAKTFEYLKGRSQTPTGDAWDKAMNYWQTLYTEEDAVFDQEFTYQASDIEPMITYGTNPGMGMGVTKSIPIAESLKGGVETYKKSLGYMSFNEGDSMIGKPIDFVFLGSCTNGRIEDFRGFCSIVEGRQKAAHVTAWLVPGSHKVVDQIKEEGLDKIITDAGFVLREPGCSACLAMNDDKIPAGKLSVSTSNRNFEGRQGPGSRTLLASPLVAAASAVQGVVTDPRTLLV; the protein is encoded by the coding sequence ATGGCAAAGACATTATTTGATAAAGTTTGGGATTCTCACGTAGTTCGTAGCATAAAAGACGGACCAGATGTGTTTTTTATAGACCGTCATTTTATTCACGAAGTTACAAGTCCTGTTGCTTTTTTAGGATTAGAAAGCAGAAATAACGCTGTATTATATCCAGAACGCACATTTGCAACAGCAGATCATAATACGCCAACCATCAATCAGCATTTGCCTGTAGAAGACCCATTGTCTGCAAATCAGTTAAATGCTTTAGAAAGTAATGCTAAAAAGCACGGAATTTCACATTGGGGTTTAGGTGATAAAAACAACGGAATTGTACATGTTGTTGGTCCAGAAAACGGAATTACATTGCCTGGAGCAACAATTGTTTGTGGAGATTCTCACACATCAACTCATGGTGCTTTTGGTGCAATTGCATTCGGAATTGGAACTAGTGAAGTAGAAATGGTATTGTCTACACAATGTATTATGCAACCAAAACCTAAAAAAATGCGTATTAACGTAGTTGGTAAATTAGGTTTGGGAGTTACTCCAAAAGATGTTGCTTTATACATTATAGCAAAACAAACTACTTCTGGAGCTACTGGTTATTTTGTAGAATATGCAGGTGAAGTTTTCGAAGACATGTCTATGGAAGGTAGAATGACAGTGTGTAATTTATCGATAGAAATGGGTGCAAGAGGAGGAATGATTGCTCCAGATGCAAAAACTTTCGAATATTTAAAAGGACGTTCTCAAACGCCAACAGGAGATGCTTGGGACAAAGCCATGAATTATTGGCAAACTTTATATACAGAAGAGGATGCTGTTTTTGATCAGGAATTTACTTATCAAGCTTCAGATATTGAACCAATGATTACTTATGGAACCAATCCAGGAATGGGAATGGGGGTTACAAAATCGATTCCGATTGCAGAAAGTTTAAAAGGTGGTGTAGAAACCTACAAAAAATCGTTAGGTTATATGTCTTTTAATGAAGGCGATTCTATGATTGGCAAACCGATTGATTTTGTGTTTTTAGGTTCTTGTACAAATGGTAGAATTGAAGATTTTAGAGGTTTTTGTTCTATTGTAGAAGGAAGACAAAAAGCAGCACATGTTACAGCTTGGTTAGTGCCAGGATCTCATAAAGTGGTAGATCAAATTAAAGAAGAAGGTTTAGATAAAATTATTACAGACGCAGGTTTTGTGTTAAGAGAACCAGGTTGCTCTGCTTGTTTGGCTATGAATGATGATAAAATTCCAGCAGGAAAATTATCGGTTTCAACATCTAACAGAAATTTTGAAGGAAGACAAGGTCCAGGTTCTAGAACTTTATTGGCAAGTCCTTTAGTAGCAGCAGCTTCTGCAGTTCAAGGAGTTGTTACAGATCCTAGGACGCTTCTTGTATAG